A genomic window from bacterium includes:
- a CDS encoding GatB/YqeY domain-containing protein: MSIVDDVTAQVKEAMKAKDERRLAALRSMRTAFLNEMKKDGSDSISDEVAEGLMRKLEKQRKESIEAFDKGGRPEMAEAERVELAVIQEFLPQLADEAQTRTWVEEAIASTGASEKKDMGKVMGALMGAHKAELDGALARRLVQDILS; encoded by the coding sequence ATGTCCATCGTCGACGACGTGACGGCCCAGGTGAAAGAGGCCATGAAGGCCAAGGACGAGCGGCGCCTCGCCGCGCTCCGCTCGATGCGGACCGCCTTCCTGAACGAGATGAAGAAGGACGGGTCCGACTCGATCTCCGACGAGGTCGCCGAGGGGCTCATGCGCAAGCTCGAGAAGCAGCGCAAGGAGTCGATCGAGGCCTTCGACAAGGGCGGTCGACCGGAGATGGCGGAGGCCGAGAGGGTCGAGCTCGCCGTGATCCAGGAATTCCTGCCTCAGCTCGCCGACGAGGCGCAGACCCGAACCTGGGTCGAAGAGGCGATCGCCTCGACCGGCGCCTCCGAGAAGAAGGACATGGGCAAGGTCATGGGCGCATTGATGGGCGCCCACAAGGCCGAGCTCGACGGGGCTCTTGCGCGTCGACTCGTTCAGGACATTCTGTCCTGA
- a CDS encoding TonB-dependent receptor: RASLDERSYTFQASTQYNRDLVDWCDGLSLVSGIDYRYWTTHNETLTSAVSLDPNDDDFHLGSGFIQFEYDLFDDLLTLIAGTKLSVNSWSGFEYQPSGRFVLRPVDGHVIWGAVSRAVRTPTSIDNDLNAFIGPVNLVGDRDFASEELFAVELGYRFFDLDWLTLESTAFFNDYEDVSNLVGPPPVGPFVFQNPGSAHVVGAEFELTVLPTEWWRFSASYSFLEFLHEHASRSAIGQGGTSNRTQPEHQVVLRSVFDVLENLEFDTSVYWVDGLGAVTPVLRSNNIRQYWRVDLRLGWQPLDWMELALVGQNLNDARHAEYNDVQGNQSTQVPRSGYLMVTLELDELY, translated from the coding sequence CGAGCGTCTCTCGACGAGCGAAGCTACACCTTCCAGGCTTCGACCCAGTACAACCGCGACCTGGTGGATTGGTGCGACGGCCTGTCCCTGGTCTCCGGCATCGACTACCGGTACTGGACGACCCACAACGAGACACTCACGTCGGCGGTCTCGCTCGATCCGAATGACGACGACTTCCATCTGGGGAGCGGGTTCATCCAGTTCGAGTACGACCTCTTCGACGATCTCCTGACGCTGATCGCGGGGACGAAGCTCTCCGTGAACAGCTGGTCCGGATTCGAGTACCAGCCGTCCGGGCGCTTCGTGCTCCGTCCGGTCGACGGTCACGTCATCTGGGGGGCCGTCTCGCGCGCCGTTCGGACGCCGACCTCGATCGACAACGATCTCAACGCGTTCATCGGTCCCGTCAACCTCGTGGGCGACCGCGACTTCGCCTCGGAAGAGCTCTTCGCCGTCGAGCTCGGCTACCGGTTCTTCGATCTCGACTGGCTGACGCTCGAATCGACCGCCTTCTTCAACGACTACGAGGACGTCTCGAACCTGGTCGGTCCTCCTCCGGTCGGGCCCTTCGTGTTCCAGAATCCCGGCAGCGCCCACGTCGTCGGCGCGGAGTTCGAGCTGACCGTCCTGCCGACGGAGTGGTGGCGCTTCAGCGCGAGCTACAGCTTCCTCGAGTTCCTGCACGAGCACGCCTCCCGCAGTGCCATCGGCCAGGGCGGCACCTCGAATCGCACCCAGCCGGAACACCAGGTCGTCCTCCGTTCGGTGTTCGACGTCCTCGAGAACCTCGAGTTCGACACCTCCGTCTACTGGGTCGACGGGCTCGGTGCCGTCACGCCGGTCCTGCGGAGCAACAACATCCGTCAGTACTGGCGCGTGGATCTCCGCCTCGGATGGCAGCCGCTCGACTGGATGGAGCTCGCGCTCGTCGGTCAGAACCTGAACGACGCGCGGCACGCGGAGTACAACGACGTCCAGGGCAACCAGTCGACGCAGGTACCGCGATCCGGATACCTGATGGTCACGCTGGAGCTCGACGAGCTCTACTAG
- a CDS encoding MaoC family dehydratase, translating to MLVVPKPADLPSHVGADLGETDWLEISQERINTFADATGDHQWIHVDIEKAKDGPFGAPIAHGYLTASLANLFLPQLLEVQNASMGVNYGCDKIRFPSPVPVGSKIRGTGAITSVEETKDGGFQAKVTITIQIEGNDRPACIIETISRFYP from the coding sequence ATGCTCGTCGTCCCCAAGCCCGCCGACCTTCCGAGCCACGTCGGAGCCGATCTCGGTGAAACCGACTGGCTCGAGATTTCGCAGGAGCGGATCAACACCTTCGCCGACGCGACCGGCGACCACCAGTGGATCCACGTCGACATCGAGAAGGCGAAGGACGGTCCCTTCGGCGCGCCGATTGCCCACGGCTACCTGACGGCGTCCCTGGCGAACCTGTTCCTGCCCCAGCTGCTCGAGGTCCAGAACGCCTCGATGGGCGTGAACTACGGATGCGACAAGATCCGCTTCCCCTCCCCCGTGCCCGTCGGGTCGAAGATCCGCGGAACCGGCGCGATCACCAGCGTCGAGGAGACGAAGGACGGCGGCTTCCAGGCCAAGGTCACGATCACGATCCAGATCGAGGGCAACGACCGCCCCGCCTGCATCATCGAGACGATCAGCCGCTTTTACCCCTGA